The following proteins are encoded in a genomic region of Bufo bufo chromosome 11, aBufBuf1.1, whole genome shotgun sequence:
- the LOC120981538 gene encoding olfactory receptor 5AS1-like yields MEDSNQTTPRGFILLGLSNVPYLQVICFIVFLIMYMMALSGNVLVLILVKINSKLHTPMYFFLSNLSIIDICFSSTIVPKILINTLSKDRSISLVGCALQMYFHLALGATECVILAVMAYDRFAAICRPLHYQTIINKKICVCLTSMSWVVGFGNSTVHVPLFFQVPFCKSHHVNHFFCEMPPFFQLSCKDTRPNEIAMNIAAQIIVLCSFLWTLISYIQIISTVFKINSSQGRDKAFSTCASHLTVVFLYYGTIIFMYLKPRSAHSPDIDKTVSILYTAVTPMLNPIIYSMRNKDVKNTIKMKLSRNSNH; encoded by the coding sequence ATGGAAGACTCAAATCAGACGACTCCAAGAGGATTCATCCTCCTTGGCCTGTCCAATGTGCCGTATCTCCAGGTCATCTGCTTTATTGTGTTCTTGATAATGTATATGATGGCGTTATCCGGGAACGTTCTAGTGCTCATTCTGGTAAAGATCAACTCAAAGCTCCACACTCCTATGTACTTTTTCTTGAGTAATCTCTCCATAATTGACATCTGCTTCTCCTCCACCATTGTGCCTAAAATTTTAATAAACACTCTTTCCAAAGACAGAAGCATTTCTCTGGTGGGATGTGCACTTCAAATGTATTTCCATTTGGCACTGGGAGCAACAGAATGTGTCATTCTTGCCGTCATGGCCTATGATCGATTTGCAGCCATCTGTAGACCACTGCACTATCAAACAATTATTAACAAGAAGATATGTGTTTGTTTAACTTCTATGTCATGGGTTGTGGGCTTTGGCAATTCCACTGTTCATGTGCCCCTTTTTTTTCAAGTGCCCTTTTGCAAATCCCACCATGTCAACCACTTCTTCTGCGAGATGCCACCTTTTTTTCAACTATCCTGCAAAGATACTCGTCCAAATGAAATAGCCATGAACATTGCAGCACAGATCATTGTCTTGTGTTCATTCTTATGGACACTAATTTCATATATCCAAATCATCTCCACAGTCTTCAAAATTAATTCATCACAAGGGAGAGATAAAGCTTTCTCCACATGTGCCTCCCACCTCACTGTTGTGTTCCTGTACTATGGGACTATCATCTTCATGTACCTCAAACCTCGTTCTGCACACTCTCCTGACATAGACAAGACCGTGTCCATTCTATATACAGCAGTGACTCCAATGTTGAACCCCATAATCTATAGCATGAGGAACAAGGATGTCAAAAATACCATCAAAATGAAACTGTCTAGGAATTCAAACCATTAA
- the LOC120982509 gene encoding putative olfactory receptor 2W6 has product MEDSNQTSTGGFVLLSLSNVPYLQVICFIMFLIMYMLTLSGNVLLIIVVRTNSKLHTPMYFFLTNLSTIDICFSSTIVPKILINTLSKDRSISLVGCALQMYFHMALGATECVILAVMAYDRFAAICKPLYYQTIINKKMCACLASMSWGVGFGNATIHTPLTFQLPFCKSHHVNHFFCEMPPFFTLSCKDTRTNEIVMYVAAMFIIMYAFLLTLISYIQIIFTILKIRSSKGREKAFSTCASHLTVVSLYYGTIIFMYLKPRSAYSPDIGKTMSILYTAVTPMLNPIIYSMRNKEVKDTIKIRLSKKSNY; this is encoded by the coding sequence ATGGAAGACTCAAATCAAACATCTACAGGAGGGTTTGTCCTTCTTAGTCTGTCCAATGTCCCATATCTTCAGGTCATCTGCTTTATTATGTTCTTGATAATGTATATGTTAACACTGTCCGGGAATGTTCTACTGATCATCGTGGTGAGGACCAACTCAAAGCTCCACACTCCCATGTACTTCTTCTTAACTAATCTCTCCACAATtgacatctgcttttcctccaccATTGTGcctaaaattttaataaatactcTATCTAAAGACAGAAGTATTTCTCTGGTGGGATGTGCACTTCAAATGTATTTCCACATGGCTTTGGGAGCCACAGAGTGTGTCATTCTTGCTGTCATGGCCTATGATCGATTTGCAGCCATTTGTAAACCATTGTACTACCAAACAATTATTAACAAGAAGATGTGTGCTTGCTTAGCCTCCATGTCATGGGGCGTGGGCTTCGGTAATGCCACTATTCATACACCCCTCACTTTCCAACTACCATTTTGTAAATCTCATCATGTTAACCATTTCTTCTGTGAAATGCCTCCTTTTTTTACCCTCTCCTGCAAAGATACCCGTACCAATGAAATAGTCATGTACGTTGCGGCAATGTTTATTATCATGTATGCTTTCCTTCTGACATTAATTTCATATATCCAGATCATCTTCACCATCTTAAAGATCCGTTCTTCAAAAGGGAGAGAGAAAGCTTTCTCGACCTGTGCTTCACACCTCACTGTTGTGTCTCTGTACTATGGGACTATCATCTTCATGTACCTGAAACCTCGTTCTGCATACTCTCCTGACATAGGCAAGACCATGTCTATTCTATATACAGCGGTGACTCCAATGTTGAATCCCATCATCTACAGCATGAGAAACAAGGAAGTCAAAGACACCATCAAAATTAGACTTTCTAAGAAATCAAACTATTGA